The following proteins are co-located in the Macadamia integrifolia cultivar HAES 741 chromosome 3, SCU_Mint_v3, whole genome shotgun sequence genome:
- the LOC122074044 gene encoding probable polyamine transporter At3g19553 isoform X1, producing MGEEEMVGIVKDADAKTKSKLTLLPLIALIFYEVSGGPFGVEDSVRAGGPLLSLLGFLIFPLFWSIPEALITAELATSFPENGGYVLWVSAAFGPFWGFQEGFWKWFSGVMDNALYPVLFLDYLKHSFPIFNRLIARIPTLLGITVSLTYLNYRGLHIVGFSAVALAIFSLFPFLVMGLLSIPRIRPKQWLVVDLGKVDWRGYFNSMFWNLNYWDKASTLAGEIENPSRTFPKALLGAVVLVVSSYLIPLLAGTGALDSAQSEWSDGYFAEVGMLIGGLWLKWWIQAAAAMSNMGLFEAEMSSDAFQLLGMSEMGMLPVFFASRSKYGTPTISILCSATGVVFLSWMSFQEIVEFLNFLYSIGMLLEFAAFIRLRIKKPDLHRPYMVPFNTFGVTVLCLPPALLLVLVMCLASIKTFLVSGSVIILGVFLYHTIAHLKEKKWTHFDTSPAVPSDNVLDEVPVLSQPHQENVDESSISLLSEFPSTKIGQQSSEIMLEHVLKLE from the exons ATGGGTGAGGAAGAAATGGTTGGTATTGTCAAGGATGCAGatgctaaaacaaaatcaaagttGACCCTTCTACCATTAATAGCTCTCATCTTCTATGAAGTCTCTGGAGGACCCTTTGGGGTTGAAGATTCTGTTAGGGCCGGAGGTCCCCTTCTATCCTTGCTTGGTTTCTTAATTTTCCCACTGTTCTGGAGCATCCCGGAAGCTTTAATTACCGCTGAGCTTGCAACCAGTTTCCCTGAAAATGGTGGATATGTTCTTTGGGTGTCTGCAGCTTTTGGACCCTTCTGGGGTTTCCAAGAAGGTTTTTGGAAATGGTTCAGTGGGGTCATGGACAATGCTCTTTACCCTGTTTTGTTTCTGGATTACTTGAAACACTCTTTTCCAATCTTCAATCGGTTGATTGCTCGAATACCTACTCTCTTGGGAATTACGGTTTCTTTGACATATTTGAATTATAGAGGTCTGCACATTGTGGGGTTTTCTGCTGTCGCCCTTGCCATCTTTTCACTTTTCCCCTTCTTAGTCATGGGTCTTCTCTCCATTCCCAGGATAAGGCCTAAACAGTGGTTAGTGGTAGATTTAGGAAAGGTGGATTGGAGGGGATACTTTAATAGTATGTTTTGGAATTTGAATTACTGGGATAAAGCTAGTACCTTAGCAGGAGAGATTGAGAACCCGAGCCGCACTTTCCCCAAGGCCCTGCTGGGAGCTGTGGTTTTGGTTGTTTCTTCATACTTGATTCCACTCCTTGCGGGTACAGGAGCTTTGGATTCTGCACAGAGTGAGTGGAGCGATGGATACTTTGCAGAGGTGGGGATGCTGATAGGAGGGTTGTGGCTTAAGTGGTGGATCCAAGCAGCGGCTGCAATGTCTAACATGGGGTTGTTTGAGGCTGAGATGAGTAGTGATGCCTTCCAACTTCTTGGGATGAGTGAGATGGGGATGCTTCCTGTTTTTTTCGCTTCAAG ATCAAAATATGGGACACCAACTATTAGCATCCTGTGCTCTGCAACTGGGGTTGTATTCTTGTCATGGATGAGCTTCCAGGAGATCGtggaatttcttaattttctctATTCTATAGGAATGCTTCTCGAATTTGCAGCTTTCATCAGGTTGAGAATAAAGAAACCAGATCTTCACCGACCATACATGGTTCCCTTTAATACATTTGGGGTGACAGTTCTTTGCCTGCCACCAGCATTGTTGCTTGTTCTTGTTATGTGTCTAGCTTCAATCAAGACTTTTTTAGTAAGTGGCAGCGTAATCATACTTGGGGTCTTTCTGTACCACACTATAGCACatttgaaggagaagaagtggACCCATTTTGACACATCACCAGCTGTGCCGTCTGATAATGTTTTAGATGAAGTTCCTGTTTTGTCCCAACCGCATCAGGAAAATGTAGATGAGTCTTCAATAAGCCTTTTATCAGAATTTCCATCCACTAAGATAGGACAACAATCTTCTGAAATCATGCTTGAGCATGTTTTAAAATTGGAATAG
- the LOC122074044 gene encoding probable polyamine transporter At3g19553 isoform X2: MVGIVKDADAKTKSKLTLLPLIALIFYEVSGGPFGVEDSVRAGGPLLSLLGFLIFPLFWSIPEALITAELATSFPENGGYVLWVSAAFGPFWGFQEGFWKWFSGVMDNALYPVLFLDYLKHSFPIFNRLIARIPTLLGITVSLTYLNYRGLHIVGFSAVALAIFSLFPFLVMGLLSIPRIRPKQWLVVDLGKVDWRGYFNSMFWNLNYWDKASTLAGEIENPSRTFPKALLGAVVLVVSSYLIPLLAGTGALDSAQSEWSDGYFAEVGMLIGGLWLKWWIQAAAAMSNMGLFEAEMSSDAFQLLGMSEMGMLPVFFASRSKYGTPTISILCSATGVVFLSWMSFQEIVEFLNFLYSIGMLLEFAAFIRLRIKKPDLHRPYMVPFNTFGVTVLCLPPALLLVLVMCLASIKTFLVSGSVIILGVFLYHTIAHLKEKKWTHFDTSPAVPSDNVLDEVPVLSQPHQENVDESSISLLSEFPSTKIGQQSSEIMLEHVLKLE; encoded by the exons ATGGTTGGTATTGTCAAGGATGCAGatgctaaaacaaaatcaaagttGACCCTTCTACCATTAATAGCTCTCATCTTCTATGAAGTCTCTGGAGGACCCTTTGGGGTTGAAGATTCTGTTAGGGCCGGAGGTCCCCTTCTATCCTTGCTTGGTTTCTTAATTTTCCCACTGTTCTGGAGCATCCCGGAAGCTTTAATTACCGCTGAGCTTGCAACCAGTTTCCCTGAAAATGGTGGATATGTTCTTTGGGTGTCTGCAGCTTTTGGACCCTTCTGGGGTTTCCAAGAAGGTTTTTGGAAATGGTTCAGTGGGGTCATGGACAATGCTCTTTACCCTGTTTTGTTTCTGGATTACTTGAAACACTCTTTTCCAATCTTCAATCGGTTGATTGCTCGAATACCTACTCTCTTGGGAATTACGGTTTCTTTGACATATTTGAATTATAGAGGTCTGCACATTGTGGGGTTTTCTGCTGTCGCCCTTGCCATCTTTTCACTTTTCCCCTTCTTAGTCATGGGTCTTCTCTCCATTCCCAGGATAAGGCCTAAACAGTGGTTAGTGGTAGATTTAGGAAAGGTGGATTGGAGGGGATACTTTAATAGTATGTTTTGGAATTTGAATTACTGGGATAAAGCTAGTACCTTAGCAGGAGAGATTGAGAACCCGAGCCGCACTTTCCCCAAGGCCCTGCTGGGAGCTGTGGTTTTGGTTGTTTCTTCATACTTGATTCCACTCCTTGCGGGTACAGGAGCTTTGGATTCTGCACAGAGTGAGTGGAGCGATGGATACTTTGCAGAGGTGGGGATGCTGATAGGAGGGTTGTGGCTTAAGTGGTGGATCCAAGCAGCGGCTGCAATGTCTAACATGGGGTTGTTTGAGGCTGAGATGAGTAGTGATGCCTTCCAACTTCTTGGGATGAGTGAGATGGGGATGCTTCCTGTTTTTTTCGCTTCAAG ATCAAAATATGGGACACCAACTATTAGCATCCTGTGCTCTGCAACTGGGGTTGTATTCTTGTCATGGATGAGCTTCCAGGAGATCGtggaatttcttaattttctctATTCTATAGGAATGCTTCTCGAATTTGCAGCTTTCATCAGGTTGAGAATAAAGAAACCAGATCTTCACCGACCATACATGGTTCCCTTTAATACATTTGGGGTGACAGTTCTTTGCCTGCCACCAGCATTGTTGCTTGTTCTTGTTATGTGTCTAGCTTCAATCAAGACTTTTTTAGTAAGTGGCAGCGTAATCATACTTGGGGTCTTTCTGTACCACACTATAGCACatttgaaggagaagaagtggACCCATTTTGACACATCACCAGCTGTGCCGTCTGATAATGTTTTAGATGAAGTTCCTGTTTTGTCCCAACCGCATCAGGAAAATGTAGATGAGTCTTCAATAAGCCTTTTATCAGAATTTCCATCCACTAAGATAGGACAACAATCTTCTGAAATCATGCTTGAGCATGTTTTAAAATTGGAATAG